GCTTCGTGGACTGCTCTATACCAACAGCATCAGCAGACGGCCCGTATCAGAAGCCCTTGCGTTCGAGCATTTCCGAGATATACGTTACAGAGAGATCACGCTGAACCATGACGGGAGATTAAACAGATGAAGACCAACCTATTTGTGACCATGTTGCTCTGTTGCACCACGATCGTTTCGGCAAGCTATGCCGAGGAAATTGGGAGTGTGGACACGGAATTCAAATGGTTGGGGCCAGATCACAAAATTGTGGTCGAGGCCTTTGACGACCCCAAGATTGAAGGTATCACGTGTTATCTGAGTCGATCAAAAAAAGGCAGCCTGAAAGGGATGGTCGGATTGGCGGAGGAAACCTCCGATGCCTCACTGGCCTGTCGTCAAGTCGGTCCTATTCGCGTGGTGAGTGAGCCAAAAGAAGGAGAACGGGTGTTCAGTGAGAGTCGATCCCTGATTTTTAAGAGCCTCCAAGTAGTCCGTTTTTTCGACAAGAAACGCCAGACCTACATTTATCTCGCCTATAGCGATCGAGTCATCGAGGGTTCGCCACAAAATGCCATCTCCACTGTGCCGATCCAATCCTGGCCCGGTCGATAGAAGCCAGGAGAGAATTTTGCCAAACGCCGGTCAAGTGGAAGCAGGCGAGTTGGTCCGGATTCCGTGGCCAGCCGAAGAATGGGCACAACGGTTTCCGTGAATCGACATCCCGCGCCTCCCCTCTCGATCACGGACATAACCTGCTTGTTTGTTATACTCCAAACTGTGGGACGACAGTATCGCATCAGCTCCGCCATCACGCTCACCTGCGCTGTCTCCACCCTGCTTATTCTGACTGGATGCCACTCTACACCACCTCCCTCCGGCGTCCACTTTCCCATCACCAGCGGCTCCCATACCCGTTTGCCCAGTGCGCAGCAGCGCATCCTTATCTGGGGAGATCCTCTCCTTGCCCGTATGGCTGAGGAATGGCTCCGGTCGCACCACTATATACACATTCTGATGCCATCTCAGGTTCGCCATCCTGTATCGAATCATCAGGTGGCGCTGGCGATCGCGGCAGAGGCGAATGCAGAGCTTGTGCTCATTCTGGAGCGGCAAGCACTCAAGGAAGGGGCATTGATCCAGGCGAGGTGCGGCGCAGGCTTCAACATTACCGTCGAGGTGCGAGGCCTTTCAGTAGAACACGGAGGAAGCGTCCTGCGGGGCAACGCCCATTACCCACATTGCGTCGAATATAACGACCAGACCGTTCAGAACCTGACCTGCCAAGCCCTTGCCACCGCGTGGGCTTCCGCTCAGCCGGGCAGCTTGAGATCCCCTCACACTTGGCATGCACAGCCGGCCGGAGCGCCCACGTGCCAAACCGTTAGATCCACATAGAATTAAAAGGGTCGGGACTCTTTTATTACTACTCGCGTTCCAGAATAAGCCTTTATTAAAGATTCCCGGCCCTCTTCTCTCGCGTACAAGCTGACAAAACATTGACAAGTTGACATCTCGCGCACCGTCAAAGTTTTGAAAATGACCTCGCCCGGCCAACTACGTAAACATTAAGTCGTTGAAATACTTAAGTATGCCGATCTGGTTCGATTTTTGCTTAACTCGCCGTCAAACATGAACCTGCTTACCCTGGGAGGGATCAATGGAATGTCCGAAGTGTAAGGGGATGATGATGTTGGAGCGGTTTTCAGATTTCTTTCTCGTGTTTTATGCATGGAAATGCATGAATTGCGGAGCGCTCATCGACCGCACTATCTCAAACAACCGCCGAAAGAGTCTGGCCGGCCGAGAATCCCAGACGGCTGCCGCGCGCTAAGTTTGTTTAAACAGGGTCGGGAGTCTTAACTTGACAGCCTTGTCACGGGTCCGCTAGAAGATTCCCTATGCCACGTCGTCCCCGACTCGTT
The sequence above is drawn from the Candidatus Nitrospira nitrificans genome and encodes:
- a CDS encoding CreA family protein, encoding MKTNLFVTMLLCCTTIVSASYAEEIGSVDTEFKWLGPDHKIVVEAFDDPKIEGITCYLSRSKKGSLKGMVGLAEETSDASLACRQVGPIRVVSEPKEGERVFSESRSLIFKSLQVVRFFDKKRQTYIYLAYSDRVIEGSPQNAISTVPIQSWPGR